A section of the Acropora muricata isolate sample 2 chromosome 4, ASM3666990v1, whole genome shotgun sequence genome encodes:
- the LOC136914413 gene encoding transmembrane emp24 domain-containing protein 3-like, translating to MNWCGGLFLTCFVALLLFLAVECTELTFELEDNARQCFYEDIQKEVKGSLEFQVISGGNYDVDVVLFDEGGKTLYTVQKKQYDSYSFTTQAAGVYKFCFSNEFSTFSHKVVYFDFQAGGEAPLTEEMGAHHTALTQMETSAVTIHQDLKITTDYQTHHRLRESQGRDMAEYLNERVQWWSVGEAFLIISVGICQVVILRRFFAEKRSTI from the exons ATGAATTGGTGTGGTGGTTTATTTTTGACGTGTTTTGTagccttgttgttgtttctcgcGGTGGAATGCACTGAACTGACCTTCGAGTTGGAAGATAATGCCAGACAATGTTTCTATGAGGACATCCAGAAAGAAGTAAAAGGGTCACTGGAATTTCAG GTCATTAGCGGTGGAAACTATGATGTGGATGTAGTTCTTTTTGATGAGGGTGGCAAAACTCTATATACTGTTCAAAAGAAACAATATGATAGCTATTCATTCACAACGCAAGCAGCAGGAGTCTACAAGTTTTGTTTCAGCAATGAATTCTCAACATTTAGTCACAAAGTGGTATATTTTGACTTCCAAGCTGGAGGTGAAGCACCATTAACGGAAGAAATGGGAGCACACCATACTGCTTTGACACAGATGGAGACATCTGCTGTGACCATACATCAAGATCTTAAG ATTACAACAGACTACCAAACTCACCATCGTCTACGTGAGTCACAGGGGCGTGATATGGCAGAATACCTTAATGAACGAGTTCAGTGGTGGTCAGTTGGAGAAGCTTTTCTTATTATTTCTGTTGGAATCTGCCAAGTTGTTATACTTCGACGATTTTTTGCAGAAAAGAGGTCAACTATTTAA